One genomic region from Mycoplasmopsis columbina encodes:
- a CDS encoding alpha-ketoacid dehydrogenase subunit beta: MNKEMISVNNISALTNALDLMLERNKNVVIYGEDSGFEGGVFRATQGLQAKYGSDRVWDAPISESAIAGSAIGAAIAGLVPVVEMQFSGFSLYALAQVFGNAARMRNRTRGNYNVPMVLRMPCGGGVRALEHHSESVEALYAHIPGLKVVMPATPYDTKGLMIAAIEDQDPVIFLEHKRDYRAFKQEIPAGYYKVEIGKANVVVPGEDLTIVTYGHMVHESIAALKVLEERGKDYSVEVVDLRTLKPMDTETIIKSVKKTGRVLVVTEAVQSGSVANEVLARVNEHAFDDLLTAPRRLTGPDVTIPLPSLETYFMVDKEKIATVVEEMMAE, encoded by the coding sequence ATGAACAAAGAAATGATTTCAGTTAACAACATTAGTGCTTTAACAAACGCATTAGACTTAATGCTTGAAAGAAACAAAAATGTTGTAATTTACGGTGAAGATTCAGGTTTTGAAGGTGGAGTTTTCCGTGCTACACAAGGTTTACAAGCAAAATACGGTTCAGATAGAGTTTGAGATGCTCCTATTTCAGAATCAGCTATCGCTGGTTCAGCAATCGGTGCTGCTATTGCTGGTTTAGTACCAGTTGTTGAAATGCAATTCTCAGGTTTCTCATTATACGCATTAGCTCAAGTGTTTGGTAATGCTGCACGTATGAGAAATAGAACACGTGGAAACTACAATGTTCCTATGGTTCTTAGAATGCCATGTGGTGGAGGTGTTAGAGCTCTTGAACACCACTCAGAATCAGTGGAAGCTCTTTATGCACACATTCCAGGTCTTAAAGTTGTTATGCCAGCTACACCATATGACACAAAAGGTTTAATGATTGCAGCAATCGAAGACCAAGATCCAGTTATTTTCTTAGAACACAAACGTGATTATCGTGCTTTCAAACAAGAAATTCCAGCAGGATACTACAAAGTTGAAATTGGTAAAGCAAATGTTGTTGTTCCAGGTGAAGATTTAACAATCGTTACTTACGGTCACATGGTTCACGAAAGTATTGCTGCACTTAAAGTGTTAGAAGAAAGAGGAAAAGACTACTCAGTTGAAGTTGTTGATTTAAGAACTCTTAAACCAATGGATACAGAAACCATCATTAAATCAGTTAAGAAAACAGGTCGTGTATTAGTTGTTACAGAAGCTGTTCAATCAGGTTCAGTAGCTAACGAAGTACTTGCTCGTGTTAACGAACATGCATTTGACGACTTATTAACTGCTCCACGTCGTTTAACAGGACCAGAC
- a CDS encoding thiamine pyrophosphate-dependent enzyme gives MSFKYIQAGKVMSDPKEMIRFVDVDGNLINKDYKPSKEEKAELLEMYKLMVKSRQWDVYALTLQKTGRLGTFAPNLGEEACLAALGYYLKKDDWFVPHYRVLAAQFARGVTAENMFLYWRGSELGSKYIKEANTLPMQVVIGSQISMAAGVAYALKQKNNGSKDIVLSTIGNGGTNEGEFHEGLNLASVRNLPVVYAVINNQWAISVPEHNSYKVLTLSQRAASYDIPGIRVDGNDLLASAAAVREAYEYTRQGHGPVLLEFVTWRQGQHTTSDDPRVYRSREEEERHEKWEPMHRIEKYLTQEGLLTEQAKTQIWEAAEADARAAYDAATVTLTKEGYDHIYDYTYAELPEELKAQKEANRRFLKK, from the coding sequence ATGTCATTCAAATACATCCAAGCTGGCAAAGTTATGTCAGATCCAAAAGAAATGATTCGTTTTGTTGACGTTGATGGAAACTTAATCAATAAAGATTACAAACCATCAAAAGAAGAAAAAGCTGAATTATTAGAAATGTATAAATTAATGGTTAAATCACGTCAGTGAGACGTTTATGCTTTAACCTTACAAAAAACAGGTCGTTTAGGAACTTTCGCTCCTAACTTAGGTGAAGAAGCTTGTTTAGCTGCTTTAGGTTACTACCTTAAAAAAGACGATTGATTCGTTCCTCACTACCGTGTTTTAGCTGCTCAATTCGCACGTGGAGTTACAGCAGAAAACATGTTCTTATACTGAAGAGGATCAGAACTTGGTTCAAAATACATTAAAGAAGCAAACACATTACCAATGCAAGTTGTGATTGGATCACAAATTTCAATGGCTGCTGGTGTTGCATACGCTTTAAAACAAAAAAACAATGGAAGCAAAGACATCGTTCTTTCAACCATTGGTAACGGTGGTACAAACGAAGGTGAATTCCACGAAGGATTAAACTTAGCTTCAGTTCGTAACTTGCCAGTTGTTTACGCTGTAATTAACAACCAATGAGCTATTTCAGTTCCAGAACACAATAGCTACAAAGTTCTTACATTATCACAAAGAGCTGCATCATACGACATCCCAGGTATTCGTGTTGATGGTAACGACTTATTAGCTTCAGCTGCTGCTGTTAGAGAAGCTTACGAATATACAAGACAAGGACATGGACCAGTTCTTTTAGAATTTGTTACATGACGTCAAGGTCAACATACAACTAGTGATGACCCTCGTGTTTATCGTTCAAGAGAAGAAGAAGAAAGACACGAAAAATGAGAACCAATGCACCGTATTGAAAAATACCTTACACAAGAAGGATTACTTACAGAACAAGCTAAAACTCAAATCTGAGAAGCTGCTGAAGCAGATGCTCGTGCTGCATACGACGCTGCAACTGTAACCCTTACAAAAGAAGGATACGACCACATCTACGACTACACCTATGCTGAATTACCTGAAGAATTAAAAGCTCAAAAAGAAGCAAACAGAAGATTTTTAAAAAAATAA
- a CDS encoding phosphate acyltransferase, translating to MSKISKFSEHINKLLREKSSQQVLSVLFIDGDDARSREAALYLQKEKLAKPIMLLENESQVVNDGLENIIMTQANAKKDEYAQKLVEIRKGKEDYETCRKNLDQRPYFGAMMIRTKEIDSAVGGLIYSTADILRAAFKCIGPKPGVKTISSVIVMHKEDEKLIFTDPSTVQKPSAEQLVDIAANAIDFAKTMGMNDLAGFLTYSTNGSGSGENPDLVRNAVALAQEKGLNIIPGEMQFDSAYDLNVRKHKFPTAPQEELGVYVFPNLESCNIGCKIAQRLGNYGAVGAIMQGVNGAINDFSRGAKVQDVIDVTSITVLKAYEFLK from the coding sequence ATGTCAAAAATTTCAAAATTTAGTGAACACATTAACAAATTATTAAGAGAAAAAAGTTCACAACAAGTACTTTCAGTACTTTTCATTGATGGTGATGATGCAAGATCAAGAGAAGCTGCACTTTACTTACAAAAAGAAAAATTAGCTAAACCAATTATGCTTTTAGAAAATGAATCACAAGTAGTAAATGATGGATTAGAAAACATCATTATGACACAAGCAAATGCTAAAAAAGACGAATATGCCCAAAAATTAGTGGAAATTAGAAAAGGTAAAGAAGACTATGAAACATGTCGTAAAAACCTTGATCAACGTCCATACTTTGGTGCAATGATGATTAGAACCAAAGAAATTGATTCAGCGGTTGGTGGTTTAATTTATTCAACAGCGGATATTTTAAGAGCTGCTTTTAAATGTATTGGTCCAAAACCAGGAGTTAAAACAATTTCATCAGTTATCGTAATGCATAAAGAAGATGAAAAATTAATTTTTACTGATCCTTCAACAGTACAAAAACCTTCAGCAGAACAATTAGTTGATATTGCTGCTAATGCAATTGATTTTGCTAAAACAATGGGAATGAATGATTTAGCAGGATTTTTAACTTACTCAACAAATGGTTCTGGTTCAGGTGAAAATCCAGATTTAGTAAGAAATGCGGTAGCTTTAGCACAAGAAAAAGGATTAAACATTATTCCGGGTGAAATGCAATTTGACTCAGCATATGATCTAAATGTTAGAAAACACAAATTCCCAACCGCTCCTCAAGAAGAATTAGGAGTATACGTATTCCCTAATTTAGAAAGCTGTAACATTGGTTGCAAAATTGCACAACGTTTAGGAAATTATGGCGCAGTTGGTGCAATTATGCAAGGAGTTAACGGTGCTATCAATGATTTTAGCCGTGGAGCTAAAGTTCAAGATGTTATCGATGTAACTTCAATTACTGTGTTAAAAGCTTACGAATTTTTGAAATAA
- a CDS encoding acetate/propionate family kinase, giving the protein MKKILVVNAGSSSLKWAFYSHDQLELLANGLCERITEPMGKIIVKFNGEKYEHELKLDNHSVAVQELIELWKQHGVISDLSEVEAIGFRTPYSGHNYLSPAFYSEEVKAGIEEAVKFIPLHAPATLRAVEGFEKHLPNVKKIIAQDTAFHTTIPTLNSTFPINQEWAEKFHIKKFGYHGLSYDFINERMKSLLGKDKINIVVAHLGSGSSVCAIKDSKSYDVSVGFSSFDGLMMGTRCGAIDPGISDYLTRIEKQDENEVFNMLVKKSGLLGVSGISNDIRDLHEVYETNEKAKLAIDLFVSKVVDYVVMYLNKIGKNIDALVFTAGIGENDDIVRDMVVKQLNAYDVKLVQEANLDRKYDDYKLISTEDSQFPIYKVRTNEEIVIARYVKELIEK; this is encoded by the coding sequence ATGAAGAAAATTTTAGTAGTTAACGCAGGAAGTTCATCATTAAAGTGAGCATTTTACTCACATGATCAACTTGAATTATTAGCCAATGGTTTATGTGAAAGAATTACAGAACCAATGGGAAAAATTATTGTTAAATTTAACGGTGAAAAATATGAGCATGAACTTAAATTAGATAATCATTCAGTGGCTGTTCAAGAATTAATTGAACTTTGAAAACAACATGGTGTAATTTCTGATTTGAGCGAAGTGGAAGCAATTGGATTTAGAACTCCATATTCAGGTCACAATTATCTTTCACCAGCATTTTATAGTGAAGAAGTTAAAGCGGGTATTGAAGAAGCAGTTAAATTTATTCCCCTTCACGCTCCTGCAACCTTAAGAGCAGTTGAAGGTTTTGAAAAACATTTACCAAATGTGAAAAAAATTATTGCTCAAGATACAGCATTTCACACTACAATTCCAACACTTAATAGCACTTTCCCAATCAATCAAGAATGAGCAGAAAAATTCCATATCAAAAAATTTGGTTACCACGGATTAAGTTATGATTTTATTAATGAAAGAATGAAATCATTACTTGGTAAAGACAAAATTAACATTGTTGTTGCTCACTTAGGTTCAGGTAGTTCAGTGTGTGCAATTAAAGATTCAAAATCATACGATGTTTCAGTTGGTTTTAGTTCATTTGATGGTTTAATGATGGGAACACGTTGTGGTGCTATTGATCCAGGAATTTCAGATTATTTAACAAGAATTGAAAAACAAGATGAAAATGAAGTTTTCAATATGTTAGTTAAAAAATCAGGTCTTTTAGGTGTGAGTGGTATTAGTAATGATATTCGTGATTTACATGAAGTTTATGAAACTAATGAAAAAGCTAAATTAGCAATCGATTTATTTGTTTCAAAAGTAGTAGACTATGTTGTAATGTATTTAAACAAAATTGGTAAAAACATTGATGCTCTTGTCTTTACTGCTGGTATTGGTGAAAACGACGACATTGTTAGAGATATGGTTGTAAAACAATTAAATGCTTACGATGTTAAATTAGTTCAAGAAGCCAATTTAGACAGAAAATATGACGATTATAAATTGATTTCAACAGAAGATTCACAGTTTCCAATTTACAAAGTAAGAACTAATGAAGAAATTGTGATTGCTCGTTATGTAAAAGAATTAATCGAAAAATAA
- a CDS encoding OppA family ABC transporter substrate-binding lipoprotein translates to MKKKMFLLPSLVVTGAALPLLAVACQNEEGNYLETLTLNKQINPINQFFLDTTAEKESNISPNESLEKTATAAVLFRIQTLSSPEYTQDGTLAKVGNVKYKLELAKDITFTFEDGSTKVYNNDNSDPVAESKDGNPYAFQMSSDEHSINSQSFRDDAKKAIKMAVSVKDNIYWYDSNGNKTEYKVVVEDFWFSYLRSYYSGFFQRYFKGDNGSYSAASERDAEAKKRFNDTNGLRFGGALFTNGQQFDINGLDAGKFVAFNNDDENEATNAIKNNTLVFDAIQKDGIYGQRDFFSYFDLMLNKSLVYAAAPSQYLRKLAATEYKESKEENAKNLYGEKILNKIGFYFYGASGLAKNLYAGAYLPNARKSNDNTLVLKRNDEYYKNGLLDKTSLKQIKINYGNIDSTLTVNNFKNKTNTILNFDELSKENQSYFEKEIATVNALKYKNYQKAKSIGSSAFNITPKPTVVTENGVKKINYEEIAFNENYAKLVYGASIAEINKGFRGESYENRKSISSGVFDEQSISFRSLINAAINWEYVKDKDSNTSRDLWLSNAAPDALLGGSDQLTSKYKTARDAKDLINKLMPIDHEGNLINLEELTKNEEYQNTYKSVYFDALKDKIKATLDAFYTKNNLSLDQKIKWFIYNDQLIDEKQTQKYEAIVNTIKELDSRLEPVFKKLATKKDLDEVIGNDNGTGNNSINQRISYSYEFDTLSPYLDKITHAIGLSPFALWKKFANLEANDKLAIAFPELTRFAKELKTKQESGEFKYNEIYVGGENPAKDAQLFKTIVWDDLDKFNSYEERELYLKGVLVNKDGILAWSSAGFGGLGYKYAGNGVFEIDNIVEQSKFARYFVSHSTNEQLVNLLRELNTWRTFDITIDKYVESLNSQSIYLTHKGFNIVVPYNNVTYVQDYSVEEKNQ, encoded by the coding sequence ATGAAAAAAAAGATGTTTTTATTACCCTCATTAGTCGTCACTGGTGCTGCTTTACCACTTTTAGCAGTAGCTTGTCAAAATGAAGAAGGTAATTATTTAGAAACTTTAACTTTAAATAAACAAATTAACCCTATTAATCAGTTCTTTTTAGACACAACAGCAGAGAAAGAAAGTAATATTAGTCCCAATGAAAGTTTGGAAAAAACAGCCACAGCTGCTGTACTTTTTAGAATTCAAACACTATCATCACCTGAATATACACAAGATGGAACTTTAGCTAAGGTTGGAAATGTAAAATATAAATTAGAATTAGCGAAAGATATTACTTTTACTTTTGAAGATGGTTCTACTAAAGTTTATAACAATGATAATTCAGATCCTGTAGCTGAATCAAAAGATGGAAATCCATATGCTTTTCAAATGTCAAGTGATGAACATTCAATTAATTCTCAATCTTTTAGAGATGATGCTAAAAAAGCTATAAAAATGGCTGTATCAGTTAAAGACAACATTTATTGATATGATTCAAATGGAAATAAAACTGAGTATAAAGTTGTAGTAGAAGACTTTTGATTTTCATATTTAAGAAGTTATTATTCAGGCTTTTTCCAAAGGTATTTTAAAGGTGATAATGGTAGTTATTCAGCTGCTTCAGAAAGAGATGCAGAAGCTAAAAAGAGATTTAATGATACAAATGGATTGAGATTCGGCGGCGCATTATTTACTAATGGTCAACAATTTGACATTAATGGATTAGATGCTGGAAAATTTGTAGCTTTTAATAATGATGATGAAAATGAAGCAACAAACGCTATCAAAAATAACACACTTGTTTTTGATGCAATTCAAAAAGATGGAATTTATGGTCAAAGAGATTTCTTTTCATACTTTGATTTAATGCTCAATAAATCACTTGTTTATGCTGCAGCTCCAAGTCAATATCTTAGAAAATTGGCGGCCACGGAATATAAAGAATCAAAAGAAGAAAATGCTAAAAATCTATATGGAGAAAAAATTCTTAACAAAATTGGATTTTATTTCTACGGTGCATCAGGTTTGGCAAAAAATTTATATGCCGGTGCTTACTTACCTAATGCAAGAAAATCAAATGACAATACTTTAGTCTTAAAAAGAAATGATGAATACTATAAAAATGGATTATTAGACAAAACATCTTTAAAACAAATTAAAATTAATTATGGAAATATAGATTCTACTTTAACCGTTAATAACTTTAAAAATAAAACTAATACAATACTTAATTTTGATGAATTATCAAAAGAAAATCAAAGTTATTTTGAAAAAGAAATTGCAACGGTTAATGCATTAAAATATAAAAATTACCAAAAAGCTAAATCTATTGGTTCTTCAGCATTTAATATTACTCCAAAACCTACAGTAGTTACAGAAAACGGAGTTAAAAAAATTAATTATGAAGAAATTGCTTTTAATGAAAATTATGCAAAATTAGTTTATGGTGCATCAATTGCTGAAATTAATAAAGGTTTTAGAGGCGAATCATATGAAAATCGTAAATCAATTAGTAGTGGTGTTTTTGATGAACAATCTATTAGCTTTAGAAGTTTAATTAATGCTGCAATTAATTGAGAATATGTTAAAGATAAAGATTCAAACACTTCTAGGGATTTATGACTATCAAATGCTGCACCAGATGCCTTATTAGGTGGAAGTGATCAATTAACCTCAAAATACAAAACTGCTCGTGATGCTAAAGATTTAATTAATAAATTAATGCCAATTGATCATGAAGGTAATTTAATTAATCTTGAAGAATTAACTAAAAATGAAGAATATCAAAATACTTATAAAAGCGTTTATTTTGATGCTTTAAAAGACAAAATTAAAGCAACCTTAGATGCTTTCTATACAAAAAATAACTTGAGTTTGGATCAAAAAATTAAATGATTTATTTACAATGATCAATTAATTGATGAAAAACAAACTCAAAAATATGAGGCAATAGTTAATACAATTAAAGAATTAGATTCAAGACTAGAACCAGTTTTTAAAAAATTGGCAACGAAAAAAGATCTTGATGAAGTAATTGGAAATGATAATGGAACTGGTAATAATTCAATTAATCAAAGAATTAGCTATTCATATGAATTTGATACATTGTCACCATATTTAGACAAAATTACACATGCAATTGGATTAAGTCCTTTTGCTCTTTGAAAAAAATTTGCTAATTTAGAAGCAAATGACAAATTGGCAATAGCCTTTCCGGAATTAACTCGTTTTGCTAAGGAGTTAAAAACAAAACAAGAAAGTGGAGAATTTAAATACAACGAAATTTATGTCGGTGGTGAAAATCCAGCAAAAGATGCACAATTATTTAAAACAATAGTTTGAGATGATTTAGATAAATTCAATAGTTACGAAGAAAGAGAACTTTATTTAAAAGGTGTTCTTGTAAACAAAGATGGAATTTTAGCTTGAAGTTCAGCTGGTTTTGGTGGATTAGGATATAAATATGCTGGAAACGGTGTATTTGAAATAGACAACATTGTCGAACAATCAAAATTTGCTCGTTATTTTGTTAGTCACTCAACCAATGAGCAATTGGTTAATTTATTACGTGAATTAAACACTTGAAGAACTTTTGATATAACAATTGATAAATATGTTGAATCATTAAATTCACAAAGTATTTACTTAACACACAAAGGCTTTAACATAGTTGTGCCTTATAATAATGTTACATATGTACAAGATTATTCAGTTGAAGAAAAAAATCAATAA
- a CDS encoding ABC transporter permease subunit: MYKIIQLKKKINKSLNKIKWLNKFFIAIISTIIIVIFLFILLNGLFPITTQQEIQLRSAGLQYDQIYQEIVQHNHLDKSLLERSWIYFINWFKGDFGTLSSGSDLYGPQASSNRSILDYFLIKNSISYLISTISLLFSLLIGVILGYIAAKKRNTIWDYILNFFTIATLSISLFILIPLVIQIVSSFGIVIEFKKDDFKTYLLPIFSLAIITIAPILQVVRSKAIEIFTSSFYLFFLSMGIRKWKLFWKIIFPNLFTDLMSLMPFLLIGLFAASVFLEYYFNIPGTWQYLYATVTSYENYLICFMILFLGLTYSLVYSFGEIVKVLIDPRERIRKHE; the protein is encoded by the coding sequence ATGTACAAGATTATTCAGTTGAAGAAAAAAATCAATAAATCATTAAACAAAATAAAATGATTAAATAAATTTTTTATAGCAATTATTTCTACAATAATAATTGTTATTTTTTTGTTTATTTTATTAAACGGTTTATTTCCTATAACTACACAACAAGAAATTCAACTGCGTTCAGCAGGATTGCAATACGATCAAATTTATCAAGAAATTGTACAACATAATCATTTGGATAAAAGTTTATTAGAAAGAAGCTGAATTTACTTTATAAACTGATTTAAAGGTGATTTTGGAACATTAAGTTCAGGTTCAGATCTTTATGGACCACAAGCATCAAGCAATAGAAGTATTTTAGATTACTTTTTAATTAAAAATTCAATTAGTTATTTAATAAGCACAATTTCATTATTATTTTCACTTCTCATTGGTGTAATTTTAGGTTATATTGCCGCTAAAAAAAGAAACACTATATGAGATTACATTTTAAATTTTTTCACCATAGCAACATTAAGCATTTCTCTTTTTATTTTAATTCCATTAGTTATTCAAATTGTTTCATCTTTTGGAATAGTAATTGAATTCAAAAAAGATGATTTTAAAACTTATCTACTTCCTATTTTTTCTTTGGCAATAATTACTATTGCACCTATTTTACAGGTAGTTAGATCAAAAGCAATTGAAATTTTTACTAGTTCGTTTTATCTTTTTTTTCTCTCAATGGGAATTAGAAAATGAAAGTTATTTTGAAAAATTATTTTTCCTAATCTCTTTACAGATTTAATGAGTTTGATGCCATTTTTACTAATTGGTTTGTTTGCGGCAAGTGTTTTTTTAGAATACTACTTTAATATACCAGGAACGTGACAATATTTGTATGCAACTGTTACTAGTTATGAAAATTATTTAATATGTTTTATGATTCTATTTCTGGGTTTAACTTATTCTCTTGTATACTCATTTGGAGAAATAGTTAAAGTTCTAATTGATCCTAGAGAAAGGATAAGAAAACATGAATAA
- a CDS encoding ABC transporter permease subunit codes for MNNLFNFAEPKKLIHSPIGKKRNLLKKYFFTNNKLSVINILLVVVLIFLLLFALISLIFSNKPYSDNEKLLGVNENIGAFFTVTYKKISYAGEKETNQITLEIYKNIKLYNIPHKIETNVFGKQEIIFNPRDYLNVIYGRKIIFFGTDSFGNDVFIYSLKLFITSTGIASLIFFFELILGMYLGIYFAINQNKFFRNLLKILNVFISIPDVIFLILVSIFVRNINIIYLFIFFSGVLRMLYWSYQYSYKETNSDYFIALLANNVSINRIIFKHLFLKILGRILILFMRRIGYIIFLIATLEFIGAPLKNNIAIVLKNNWTTRDENVWKIIFPTFYLFIFLIITQFIATRIAKTLDEK; via the coding sequence ATGAATAATTTATTTAATTTTGCTGAACCTAAAAAACTTATTCACAGTCCCATAGGTAAAAAAAGAAACCTTTTAAAAAAATATTTTTTCACAAATAATAAACTTTCTGTAATTAATATTTTGTTAGTCGTGGTATTGATTTTTCTACTTTTATTTGCATTGATTAGTTTAATTTTTAGTAACAAACCCTATTCAGATAATGAAAAACTTTTAGGCGTGAATGAAAACATAGGAGCATTTTTTACAGTAACTTACAAGAAAATATCATATGCAGGAGAAAAAGAAACAAACCAAATAACTTTAGAAATTTATAAGAATATTAAACTTTATAATATTCCGCACAAAATTGAAACTAATGTTTTTGGTAAGCAAGAAATTATTTTTAATCCTAGAGATTATTTAAATGTTATTTATGGAAGAAAAATTATTTTCTTTGGAACTGACAGTTTTGGAAACGATGTTTTTATCTACTCACTTAAATTATTTATAACCTCGACAGGTATAGCCTCTTTAATTTTCTTTTTTGAATTAATTTTAGGAATGTATTTGGGAATTTATTTTGCAATTAATCAAAATAAATTTTTCAGAAATTTATTAAAAATCTTAAATGTTTTTATTTCAATACCAGATGTTATATTTTTAATACTAGTTTCTATTTTTGTAAGAAACATCAATATTATTTATTTATTTATCTTTTTTTCAGGTGTATTAAGAATGTTGTATTGATCTTATCAATATAGTTATAAAGAAACCAATAGTGACTATTTTATAGCTCTTTTAGCCAATAATGTAAGTATTAATCGTATTATTTTTAAACACTTATTTCTAAAAATATTGGGAAGAATTTTGATTTTGTTTATGCGAAGAATAGGATATATTATTTTTCTTATTGCTACTTTGGAATTTATTGGAGCGCCTCTCAAAAATAATATTGCAATTGTTTTAAAAAATAACTGAACAACAAGAGATGAAAATGTATGAAAAATAATTTTTCCCACATTTTATTTATTTATATTTTTAATTATTACTCAATTTATTGCTACTAGAATAGCAAAAACTTTGGATGAGAAATAG
- a CDS encoding alpha/beta fold hydrolase, giving the protein MRNRKATMEKIFEYQNLKLKYLEQNNNQSKNLLYIHGFSSDYKHFYPCYEEFSDFNWYGLNMPAHGESEARNDVMNQLIFRDILIAFINEKQLDNLYIVGHSMGGALAMMLVPFLQEKISKIALVGPQNRSSLSRLEEFKDCFYIWNAEDYKKLVNLCYFDPQKIVSNKELMIKVDNYLKNNKEKLKLIYKLGDNLPELKNMDQIDRGLLEFKKPLALIYGEADGIIDLNNIAKYYRSLKNDTKVYKIEKSGHSIWIENYSAFIDILKQFFDE; this is encoded by the coding sequence ATGAGAAATAGAAAGGCTACAATGGAAAAAATTTTTGAATATCAAAATTTAAAATTAAAGTATTTAGAGCAAAATAATAATCAAAGTAAAAATCTTCTTTACATTCATGGATTTTCAAGTGATTACAAACATTTTTATCCTTGTTATGAAGAGTTTAGTGATTTTAACTGATATGGCTTGAATATGCCTGCGCACGGAGAAAGTGAAGCAAGAAATGATGTAATGAATCAATTAATTTTCAGAGATATTTTAATTGCTTTTATAAACGAAAAGCAATTGGATAATCTTTACATTGTTGGGCACTCAATGGGTGGTGCACTTGCGATGATGTTAGTCCCTTTTTTACAAGAAAAAATATCTAAAATTGCTCTTGTTGGTCCCCAAAATCGTTCATCTCTCTCACGTTTAGAAGAATTTAAAGATTGCTTTTATATTTGAAATGCAGAAGATTATAAAAAATTGGTTAATTTATGTTACTTTGATCCGCAAAAAATAGTGTCAAATAAAGAACTGATGATTAAAGTTGATAATTATTTGAAAAACAATAAAGAAAAACTAAAATTAATCTACAAATTAGGTGATAATTTACCAGAATTAAAAAATATGGATCAAATTGATCGTGGTCTCTTGGAATTTAAAAAACCGTTAGCTTTAATTTATGGTGAGGCAGATGGAATTATTGATTTAAATAATATTGCTAAATATTATAGAAGTTTAAAAAATGACACAAAGGTCTATAAAATAGAGAAATCTGGTCATAGTATTTGAATTGAAAACTATTCAGCTTTTATTGATATTTTAAAACAATTTTTTGACGAATAA